Proteins encoded by one window of Bacillus rossius redtenbacheri isolate Brsri chromosome 3, Brsri_v3, whole genome shotgun sequence:
- the LOC134530070 gene encoding uncharacterized protein LOC134530070, with protein sequence MHPSHLQKRNMNCAYSVLSARADSSPAGRGVSARRTPGESPRAPPLTSRRPEASGEYNRPRHGSSTSVAATTDSTLPAMRTWTLLAVAVLVLATWSHVSEALCPHCTCPAQYELV encoded by the exons ATGCATCCCTCCCACTTGCAAAAGAGAAACATGAACTGTGCGTATAGCGTGTTGTCAGCTCGCGCTGACTCATCTCCCGCCGGTAGAGGAGTGTCTGCCCGCCGGACACCCGGTGAGTCACCGCGCGCTCCGCCTCTGACGTCACGCCGCCCGGAAGCAAGTGGCGAGTATAACCGCCCGCGCCACGGCTCCAGCACCAGTGTCGCCGCGACCACAGACAGCACTCTGCCTGCCATGCGCACCTGGACGCTACTTGCAG TGGCAGTGCTTGTGCTGGCCACGTGGTCACACGTGTCTGAGGCGCTGTGCCCTCACTGCACGTGTCCCGCCCAGTACGAGCTGGTGTGA